A single region of the Alosa alosa isolate M-15738 ecotype Scorff River chromosome 6, AALO_Geno_1.1, whole genome shotgun sequence genome encodes:
- the pyyb gene encoding peptide YYb has protein sequence MAGILRSWTALLAVVLCVLVCLNTFADAYPPKPEPPAGDVGPEEMAKYHTALRHYINLITRQRYGKRAAPEAVVAELLFGDNSEQDVRPRADDSLMW, from the exons ATGGCAGGTATTTTGAGATCATGGACAGCTCTTCTGGCGGTGGTTCTGTGCGTCCTAGTCTGCCTCAACACCTTCGCGGACGCCTACCCGCCCAAGCCGGAACCTCCAGCCGGAGACGTGGGTCCCGAAGAGATGGCTAAATACCACACCGCCCTCAGACACTATATCAACCTCATCACCAGACAGAG GTATGGGAAGAGAGCTGCACCAGAGGCTGTAGTAGCAGAGCTGCTGTTTGGAGACAATTCTGAACAGGATGTCAGACCACG TGCTGACGACAGCCTGATGTGGTGA
- the si:ch211-207i20.2 gene encoding zinc finger protein OZF, producing MSNCVALQTHLASVMGTLIHAAIAEMCKLVDEGSVFLLSLELTEEQRADEELKRKLQLESEMRMTQFASIMEVLGNEALGKIIKLVDETKFLLDMECKTFQGKKAKPPGCFLNILSVGGMEEEHSYDGGGRSADVGPEESLDEQTDRPESPLLKAVTIRDEFGKIDLAKLAASVLDPGSKDALSADEQSSSDGNENLEGFAGIISSSGKKILICSECGKSFSTMSKLKSHQRIHTGEKPFGCELCGKAFAHKQSLNVHQNMHTGKKPFTCDVCGKTFSKASHMKTHQIIHTGEKPFSCQECGKKFNLAQNLARHQLIHTGEKVFSCLICQKRFTRAVTLKSHQLIHTGQKPFKCSICSKSFRHAVNLKIHERIHMDVRPYTCDLCGKAFRQSVNLKIHKRIHTGEKPFTCKECGKSFSQQSSLVSHRRTHSGEKPFGCTFCEKRFNNTNSLKLHERTHTGEKPYNCEFCGKTFSQGSHLRTHKRHVHAGGKQYICDKCGKRYSDHAT from the exons ATGTCAAACTGTGTCGCGTTGCAGACCCACCTGGCATCCGTCATGGGGACTTTAATTCATGCGGCTATTGCTGAAATGTGCAAACTTGTGGATGAAGGATCCGTGTTCTTATTGAGTCTGGAACTTACAGAGGAACAGAGGGCAGATGAGGAACTAAAGAGAAAGCTGCAACTGGAGAGTGAGATGAGGATG ACCCAGTTTGCCTCCATTATGGAAGTCCTGGGGAACGAGGCGCTGGGGAAGATCATCAAACTAGTGGATGAAACAAAGTTTCTTCTGGACATGGAGTGCAAGACGTTCCAGGGCAAAAAGGCAAAGCCTCCTGGCTGCTTCTTAAACATCTTGTCAGTTGGTGGGATGG AAGAGGAGCATTCGTACGATGGTGGTGGCCGAAGTGCTGACGTAGGTCCTGAGGAG TCCTTAGatgagcagacagacagacctgaATCTCCACTCCTCAAGGCCGTCACCATCAGGGATGAATTTGGCAAGATCGATCTGGCAAAACTTGCAGCTA GTGTGCTGGACCCTGGCTCCAAAGACGCCCTGTCTGCTGACGAGCAGAGCAGCAGTGACGGCAACGAAAACCTGGAGGGCTTCGCCGGCATCATTAGCAGTTCTGGGAAGAAGATCCTGATTTGCTCAGAGTGCGGGAAAAGTTTCTCCACCATGAGCAAGCTGAAGTCCCACCAGCGCATCCACACGGGCGAGAAGCCCTTCGGTTGCGAGCTGTGCGGCAAAGCCTTCGCCCACAAGCAGAGCCTAAACGTCCATCAGAACATGCACACGGGCAAGAAGCCCTTCACGTGTGATGTCTGTGGCAAGACCTTCAGCAAAGCATCGCATATGAAGACCCATCAGATCATCCACACGGGAGAGAAGCCCTTTTCTTGCCAGGAATGTGGAAAGAAGTTCAACCTGGCCCAAAATCTGGCGCGACACCAGCTTATCCACACAGGGGAGAAAGTGTTCAGCTGCCTGATCTGCCAAAAGAGGTTCACGCGAGCAGTCACACTCAAGAGCCATCAGCTGATCCACACTGGGCAGAAACCCTTCAAGTGCTCCATCTGTAGCAAGAGCTTCCGGCATGCGGTCAATCTGAAAATCCATGAGCGCATTCACATGGACGTACGGCCCTACACCTGCGATCTGTGCGGCAAGGCCTTCCGGCAGTCGGTCAACTTGAAGATCCACAAACGCATCCACACGGGCGAGAAGCCCTTCACCTGCAAGGAGTGCGGCAAGAGCTTCAGCCAGCAGAGCAGCCTGGTCTCACACAGGCGCACGCACTCGGGGGAGAAGCCCTTCGGCTGCACCTTCTGCGAGAAGCGCTTCAACAACACCAACAGCCTGAAGCTGCACGAGCGCACGCACACGGGCGAAAAGCCGTACAACTGCGAGTTCTGCGGGAAGACCTTCAGCCAGGGCAGTCACCTGCGCACGCACAAGCGGCACGTGCACGCGGGAGGCAAGCAGTACATCTGCGACAAGTGTGGGAAGAGGTACTCGGACCACGCAACCTAA
- the tut1 gene encoding LOW QUALITY PROTEIN: speckle targeted PIP5K1A-regulated poly(A) polymerase (The sequence of the model RefSeq protein was modified relative to this genomic sequence to represent the inferred CDS: inserted 2 bases in 1 codon; substituted 1 base at 1 genomic stop codon) codes for MEAHTDIQTTQKGFRCTLCDVNLPNEPTVDAHVKGRKHQNLFRLRETRKRQVQNSVFVSGIKPNTLSTQLIEYFEQFGPVQDVIMDKEKGSYAIVEFEEQASTAAALHRTEHVMNGLKLRIKPRESKEFKVVLKKKQDGKNSQVNLDALSQELCRAASVNEQMLRVVESFQLNENERNGRELLVKLLQEVFMEFLPDCEIVPFGSTVNTFGVHSCDMDLFLDLEKTRTFQARSKTASEPTGEGQSEDGRSEDSILSDIDLTTATPAEVLELVAAVLRKCVPGVHKVQALPTARLPVVKFSHRNLNLHGDISIKNRLALRNTRFLQLCSELDSRLRPLVFTVRFWAKQKQLAGNPFGGGPLLNNYALTLMVMFFLQNRDPPVLPSVDQLKNMACEEEECVIEGWDCTFPSQPIAVPPSKNTEDLCTLLAAFFSFYATFDFSASVLSVREARPVPITNFLPSEPPSSLSDGADPLPDPQRDPXLGPMTVLDPREKAAGVAGNLXRRDKSFQRECADAEKYCRSLQYQRKSSKGKSWGLVRLFAPSCPTGAGAGGRQGQGEGKERHLELSLPFRLAALPDAVQRRLGTAGERFREQWFAMVRLAVETVFQEVLGCSPAQEEEFEGQMDTSTSSDAVAMDTAKEPEEVGGHDQTEGVAAPSGSSGGVVSPQAGQKRPFASAETSPVSPQEKRQKLCAAEDEEEDEGAEPAPSASWCWLQRHPVWAGRRKVRRDLLKARGVTGGGSAEASQPDGGGVEMELQVTRHITAKEPDPHDLVAFKVGAQVVGGSENTRAVLRFTPLCDQKGHFQDFFHFLEIFLPKTTEAFLGK; via the exons ATGGAAGCTcacacagacattcaaacaACCCAGAAGGGTTTTCGCTGCACTTTATGCGATGTCAATTTACCAAATG AACCGACGGTAGACGCTCATGTGAAGGGGCGTAAGCACCAGAACCTCTTCCGACTACGTGAAACGCGAAAAAGGCAAGTGCAAAACAGCGTATTTGTGAGCGGCATCAAACCAAACACCTTGTCAACGCAGCTCATCGAGTACTTCGAACAGTTCGGACCAGTGCAAGATGTCATCATGGACAAGGAGAAG GGCTCGTACGCCATCGTGGAGTTTGAAGAACAGGCCAGCACTGCTGCGGCCCTGCACCGGACGGAGCATGTCATGAACGGCCTCAAGCTGCGGATTAAACCCCGCGAGAGCAAAGAGTTCAAGGTCGTCCTCAAGAAGAAGCAGGACGGAAAAAATTCACAGGTCAACCTGGACGCTCTCAGCCAAGAGCTATGCCGGGCTGCGTCG gtaaaTGAACAGATGCTGAGAGTTGTAGAGAGTTTCCAGCTGAATGAGAATGAGCGGAACGGCCGCGAGCTCCTGGTCAAGCTGCTGCAGGAGGTGTTCATGGAGTTCCTCCCAG ATTGTGAGATTGTCCCTTTTGGTTCGACCGTCAACACTTTTGGGGTTCACTCCTGTGATATGGACCTGTTTCTGGACCTGGAGAAAACTAGAACCTTTCAGGCCAGGTCCAAGACCGCATCAGAACCG ACCGGAGAGGGTCAGTCGGAGGACGGGCGCTCTGAAGACTCCATCCTGTCTGACATCGACCTGACCACGGCAACACCTGCCGAGGTGCTGGAGCTGGTCGCGGCCGTCCTGAGGAAGTGTGTCCCTGGCGTTCACAAGGTGCAGGCGCTGCCAACTGCTAGACTGCCCGTCGTCAAGTTCAGCCATCGCAACCTGAACCTGCACGGGGACATCAGCATCAAGAACAG GCTGGCGCTGAGGAACACCCGCTTCCTGCAGCTGTGCTCCGAGCTGGACTCCAGGCTGCGACCCCTGGTCTTCACCGTCCGCTTCTGGGCTAAACAGAAGCAGCTGGCTG gtaaTCCCTTTGGTGGCGGGCCGTTGCTGAATAATTACGCCCTGACGCTGATGGTCATGTTCTTCCTGCAGAACAGAGACCCTCCAGTCCTGCCCTCTGTGGACCAGCTAAAGAACATGGCCT gtgaagaAGAGGAGTGTGTTATTGAAGGCTGGGACTGCACCTTTCCCAGTCAGCCCATCGCTGTTCCCCCCAGTAAGAACACAGAGGACCTCT gcactCTGCTGGCTGCCTTCTTCTCCTTCTACGCTACGTTTGATTTCTCGGCCTCTGTGTTGTCCGTGCGTGAGGCTCGCCCCGTGCCCATCACCAACTTCCTGCCCTCCGAGCCGCCCAGCTCTTTGAGCGACGGCGCTGACCCCTTGCCCGACCCCCAGCGGGACCC GCTGGGCCCCATGACCGTGCTGGACCCCCGAGAAAAGGCGGCTGGCGTGGCGGGCAACCTGTGAAGACGCGACAAGAGCTTCCAGCGCGAGTGCGCCGACGCCGAGAAGTACTGCCGCAGCCTGCAGTACCAGCGCAAGTCCAGCAAGGGCAAGTCCTGGGGCCTGGTGCGCCTCTTTGCCCCCAGCTGCCCCACTGGGGCCGGGGCCGGGGGCAGACAGGGCCAGGGCGAGGGCAAGGAGCGGCATCTGGAGCTCAGCCTGCCCTTCCGACTGGCCGCTCTGCCCGACGCGGTGCAGCGGCGGCTGGGCACCGCGGGCGAGCGCTTCAGGGAGCAGTGGTTCGCCATGGTGCGGCTCGCCGTGGAAACGGTGTTTCAGGAAGTGCTCGGCTGCAGCCCCGCCCAGGAGGAGGAGTTTGAAGGGCAAATGGACACATCCACGTCGTCCGACGCCGTCGCCATGGACACGGCCAAGGAGCCCGAGGAGGTCGGTGGTCACGACCAGACGGAGGGTGTGGCCGCTCCCTCCGGCTCGTCCGGCGGCGTGGTCTCCCCGCAGGCGGGGCAGAAGCGTCCGTTTGCGTCCGCCGAGACCTCGCCCGTCTCGCCGCAGGAGAAGAGGCAGAAGCTGTGCGCGgcggaggacgaggaggaagacGAGGGTGCGGAGCCGGCGCCCTCGGCCTCCTGGTGCTGGCTGCAACGGCACCCCGTGTGGGCCGGGCGCCGCAAGGTGCGCCGAGACCTCCTGAAGGCCCGCGGGGTCACTGGGGGCGGCAGCGCCGAGGCCTCCCAGCCAGACGGGGGCggtgtggagatggagctgCAGGTCACGCGCCACATCACGGCCAAAGAGCCCGACCCCCACGACCTGGTGGCGTTTAAGGTGGGGGCGCAGGTGGTCGGCGGAAGTGAGAACACCAGGGCGGTGTTGCGCTTCACGCCGCTGTGTGACCAGAAGGGACACTTCCAGGACTTCTTCCACTTCCTGGAGATCTTCCTGCCTAAGACCACGGAGGCATTTCTGGGGAAGTAG